The following are encoded in a window of bacterium genomic DNA:
- a CDS encoding DUF393 domain-containing protein: MKPDSGPIVFFDGVCNLCNHAVDFIIRHDTPHRIRYASLQGETAASHLPAEIRSSLSTLVLFHKEQIFTHSTAVINIARLMGWPWNMAIVFFIVPRFLRDALYTVIARHRYRWWGRRPTCRIPSVEERLLFLP; this comes from the coding sequence ATGAAGCCGGACTCCGGGCCGATCGTTTTTTTTGATGGGGTATGTAATTTGTGCAATCATGCTGTGGATTTTATAATCAGGCACGACACACCGCATCGCATTCGGTATGCTTCCCTGCAAGGCGAAACGGCGGCATCACATCTACCAGCGGAAATACGATCCTCGCTTTCGACTTTGGTTTTATTTCACAAAGAACAAATATTCACACATTCTACGGCCGTTATCAATATTGCCCGTTTGATGGGTTGGCCGTGGAATATGGCGATCGTGTTTTTTATAGTCCCACGTTTTTTGCGTGACGCACTCTATACGGTCATCGCACGCCATCGTTACCGGTGGTGGGGGCGTCGCCCAACATGCAGGATACCGTCGGTCGAAGAACGTCTATTATTTCTACCTTGA